In Oncorhynchus clarkii lewisi isolate Uvic-CL-2024 chromosome 24, UVic_Ocla_1.0, whole genome shotgun sequence, one DNA window encodes the following:
- the LOC139382231 gene encoding proline-rich protein 36-like — translation MEVEDEAERPDPCLGLEEEDLPPLSAPPTLSITEEIMQFINQSRVREGMAELKPDIVWDSPLDESLEDPATEPHPCPLAQQGNYLLLASPTEETYESQAPHSNSPEEITVQLEGSRTKMEDQTLPPCLSRESSEEGGCEEGESTPLPADVIEERPQEESTSAKETGKVGERNASEVEDEQTPLSPVNLPDEREREKELCSDLLNEDKPPEAPLSVPEHTVQSPLVPKKETQLTKSDRQIIEKIRSYYEAAEAEAGEAGESESSPTPRRNSFSLIIPTGLVKDSVSHFAVFGHQDSLCDSESGRSDGGAEPEPESELPSPLPSVPDQGEGALSPDCSSTSAAGSQEDHSQAPGQGEPALEKCSRFEPGSELPCTELMKDWTEKEKVGAPVSTEREIIPNLSTDITKEPSFSDEAAKVITKDQQVINSHGPSDLDSEPKEAQKVSTVPPPTGLHDSKTAPMSQAGWGRIRDRSSLTGNLEGLPSQIKVGRWSRHCKMVSSSRTLYEGATVADVAGIGLFEASPGDPCLVENSERILSKVQMLARMYSAKASIMKVPLHHKRVCVGHAPWTGTTRYSVPPQAQPPQQHQEEKITVKRAQSHSTGCQEMTSVSSEPQLFGHILVSEQLSPTYRQQENSCALTGPRDSVSNLESTSIASPPSSPLTTPPKTSQVRPEEVVTTALEGKLMENQSEEVISGAEMRRLHPKRASPVQEGPIQGVGMEFPADGYPRTPERSVNLSRTWAEQKGHNLYSIREDPALGVAAASLAGPCGNKDRSPGVGAADELLKTIQQQAPTEPETSQVVKPDEASLNTKIMPPYVAGGAERGSSPQMAPGHQSEAESTKAKSQDGTLDDRDVSSAAPKISSHISDTSPTQQRSISGLTEGSNPLVWSPTQSPMTEPMQVTHTSGQRVKECQVPEDSKGKEGDMVPRPWSSLQSLMPTPPPGVQSSDCLPKFTSQRPPNLHLPTTKGRRSLPMSWNGSNNATLPSQRLPPSPLRSREPGQDPSLPSIQASGLSPVRRPSSQPSLERSATMLPGIGQPMDAKPPSAFSPSLYQHSPSPIRGLPCSSPTPSALTKSLAASCISQSISQSLAKKNTRLQDHATPHPDSPAPLAPAPTASPLRMRSPSPKLTSGPSAPPLSPGYAHASYTRDGSQPPKCPPSPLRSTSVRSSPCASPAPALSPPPYRSQHSVSPAPPVSLHHTAFSSASPRPRPAVLHQPRHIGLNGNSNNNNNNNTTNGGWVANHRKPPLASANSIPHPHDPLWSGSTHNLNRVARPFSVSEPSSRVQSPSPSPSPSPFSRICSPPPVQNHTGPLMNKPPNPRSTRAGGACPFNHLGLSLELPRASSACSSGITSPPPIGVPANVWGVAAPQPRNAKLAFPFSSIASPTWIDVYPPSIQRSSSTTSPPPSGFSPCSPTHSQNLRRTKGSSLPSLSLADRPPSPVRNGRGSWGESEGCRSVGAEQESGLISPRGGSCSYSGSPSCISPGALSPVRLAPGKSIHGEQHFTSIAWPDVRELLTKYDSGDSPDQSAPTSPVWPQDEWGDPDLGEDSCRSHLICAYVPRASPAPDTGAPIQYPHRSEPKPEDTSSMQAARRTLKTSYATTVNLQIAGSGRITSFSNTQVSLNQTLSPVVDSQGRRRVSINACNFTLPVPQNCKRL, via the exons ATGGAGGTGGAGGATGAGGCAGAGCGTCCGGACCCCTGCCTGGGCCTGGAAGAAGAGGACCTACCCCCCCTGAGCGCCCCGCCCACCCTCTCCATCACCGAGGAGATCATGCAGTTCATTAACCAGAGCCGCGTGCGAGAGGGCATGGCCGAACTCAAGCCTGACATAGTATGG GATTCACCCCTGGATGAGTCTCTGGAGGACCCAGCAACTGAGCCACATCCATGTCCACTTGCTCAGCAAGGAAATTACCTGCTGCTTGCTTCCCCTACGGAGGAGACTTACGAGTCGCAAGCCCCCCATTCCAATAGTCCAGAGGAGATAACAGTGCAACTGGAGGGGAGCAGAACCAAAATGGAAGACCAAACTCTTCCACCATGTCTGTCCAGGGAATCGTCGGAGGAGGGTGGTTGTGAAGAGGGAGAGTCAACACCTTTGCCAGCTGATGTTATAGAGGAGAGGCCTCAGGAGGAGAGCACATCAGCCAAAGAAACCGGGAAAGTTGGGGAAAGAAATGCATCAGAGGTGGAGGACGAGCAAACGCCACTCTCTCCTGTAAACCTACCAgacgaaagagagagggagaaggaactCTGCTCTGACCTCCTCAACGAGGACAAGCCCCCAGaagctcctctctctgtcccagagcACACTGTACAGAGCCCTCTGGTGCCCAAGAAAGAGACCCAGCTCACCAAGTCAGACAGGCAGATCATCGAGAAGATCCGCAGCTACTACGAGGCGGCTGAGGCCGAGGCAGGAGAAGCAGGAGAAAGTGAAAGCAGCCCCACCCCCAGGAGAAACAGcttctccctcatcatccccACCGGCCTGGTCAAAGACTCCGTGTCCCACTTTGCTGTCTTTGGCCACCAGGACAGCCTGTGTGACTCGGAGAGCGGGCGCTCCGATGGGGGGGCAGAACCAGAGCCTGAGTCAgagctcccctctcctcttccgtCAGTTCCTGACCAGGGAGAGGGAGCCCTCAGCCCAGATTGTTCCTCCACTTCTGCTGCTGGTTCCCAGGAAGACCACAGCCAGGCACCAGGTCAGGGTGAGCCTGCTCTGGAAAAATGTAGCAGGTTTGAGCCAGGGAGTGAGCTGCCCTGCACAGAGCTGATGAAGGATtggacagagaaggagaaagtAGGAGCCCCTGTTAGCACAGAGAGGGAAATCATACCAAACCTGTCAACAGACATCACCAAAGAGCCCTCATTCAGCGACGAAGCAGCCAAAGTGATCACAAAAGACCAGCAGGTAATCAACAGCCACGGTCCAAGTGATCTGGACTCAGAACCTAAAGAGGCCCAGAAAGTCTCCACTGTCCCTCCACCTACAGGTCTTCATGACAGTAAGACCGCCCCAATGTCCCAGGCTGGGTGGGGTAGAATCAGAGACAGGAGCTCCCTCACTGGGAACCTAGAGGGCCTACCCAGCCAGATCAAGGTGGGCCGCTGGTCCCGCCACTGTAAGATGGTATCCTCCAGCCGGACCCTGTACGAGGGGGCAACGGTCGCAGACGTGGCGGGGATAGGCCTGTTCGAGGCCAGCCCCGGTGATCCATGTCTGGTGGAGAACTCGGAGAGGATCCTCAGTAAAGTTCAAATGCTGGCTCGAATGTACAGCGCCAAGGCCAGCATCATGAAGGTGCCACTTCACCAcaagagggtgtgtgtgggtcATGCACCGTGGACCGGCACCACCAGGTACAGCGTCCCTCCTCAGGCCCAGCCGCCACAGCAGCATCAGGAGGAGAAGATTACAGTAAAACGAGCTCAGAGCCATTCCACTG gCTGCCAGGAGATGACTTCAGTTTCCTCAGAACCCCAGCTCTTTGGCCACATCCTTGTCAGTGAACAGCTGTCCCCCACCTACCGCCAGCAGGAGAACAGCTGCGCCCTGACCGGACCCAGGGACAGTGTTTCCAACCTGGAATCCACATCCATtgcctctcccccttcctcccctctgacTACCCCACCAAAAACCTCTCAGGTTAGGCCTGAGGAGGTAGTGACTACTGCTCTGGAGGGGAAGCTTATGGAGAACCAGTCTGAGGAAGTAATCTCAGGAGCTGAGATGCGGAGGCTTCACCCCAAGAGGGCCTCCCCAGTCCAGGAAGGCCCCATCCAAGGGGTAGGGATGGAGTTTCCAGCTGATGGTTATCCAAGGACCCCAGAGAGGTCTGTGAATCTCAGCAGGACTTGGGCAGAGCAGAAAGGACATAATCTGTACTCCATTAGGGAAGATCCTGCTCTGGGGGTAGCAGCAGCCTCTTTAGCAGGCCCATGTGGGAACAAAGACAGGTCTCCAGGGGTTGGAGCTGCAGATGAGCTACTGAAGACCATTCAACAGCAGGCTCCAACTGAACCAGAAACAAGCCAGGTGGTGAAGCCAGACGAAGCCAGTTTAAACACCAAGATAATGCCGCCTTATGTGGCCGGTGGGGCTGAGAGGGGGAGCTCACCCCAGATGGCCCCTGGTCATCAAAGCGAAGCTGAATCCACCAAAGCCAAGTCACAAGATGGCACTCTAGATGATCGGGATGTTTCATCTGCGGCACCAAAGATTTCCTCTCACATCTCTGACACATCTCCCACACAACAGAGGTCCATCTCTGGGCTAACTGAGGGGTCAAACCCCTTAGTGTGGAGTCCCACTCAGTCGCCTATGACTGAACCCATGCAAGTCACACATACATCTGGTCAGAGAGTCAAGGAGTGTCAAGTCCCAGAGGATTCCAAAGGAAAAGAGGGGGACATGGTTCCCCGTCCGTGGTCATCGCTCCAAAGCCTGATGCCTACACCTCCGCCAGGGGTGCAGTCCTCTGACTGTCTGCCTAAGTTCACCAGCCAAAGACCACCCAACCTGCACCTGCCCACTACCAAGGGCAGAAGGAGCCTTCCTATGAGTTGGAACGGATCAAACAACGCCACACTCCCCAGCCAAAG ACTACCACCTTCTCCACTGAGGTCCAGAGAGCCAGGTCAGGATCCATCACTCCCATCCATCCAAGCCTCTGGGTTGTCCCCCGTCAGACGGCCTTCCTCCCAGCCCTCACTGGAGAGATCAGCCACCATGCTTCCAGGCATTGGCCAACCCATGGATGCCAAGCCCCCCTCtgccttcagccccagtctctaccagcactctccctcccccatcaggggactcccctgctcctctcccaccccttctGCCTTGACCAAGTCCCTGGCTGCCTCCTGCATCAGCCAGTCCATCAGCCAGAGTCTTGCCAAGAAGAACACTCGCCTCCAGGACCATGCCACCCCTCACCCAGACAGTCCTGCCCCTCTGGCTCCCGCTCCCACTGCATCCCCACTCAGGATGAGGTCTCCCTCCCCCAAACTCACCTCTGGCCCTAGCGCCCCCCCTCTGAGTCCTGGCTATGCCCATGCTTCCTACACCAGAGATGGGAGCCAGCCACCTAAgtgtcccccttcccctctccggTCTACTTCAGTCCGCTCCAGCCCATGCgcatccccagccccagccctgtcCCCCCCACCGTATCGCAGCCAGCACTCAGTCTCCCCAGCCCCCCCAGTCAGCCTGCATCACACCGCCTTTTCCTCTGCCTCTCCACGGCCCAGGCCTGCTGTCCTACACCAGCCACGCCATATTGGTTTGAATGGAAAcagtaacaataataataacaataacaccaCTAACGGAGGATGGGTCGCGAATCACCGGAAGCCACCGTTAGCGAGTGCCAATAGTATACCCCATCCCCATGATCCTCTTTGGAGTGGTTCTACTCACAATCTCAACAGGGTGGCAAGGCCCTTCTCTGTCTCGGAGCCCAGCTCACGAGTGCAGTccccatccccttctccctccccatctccattCAGCAGGATCTGCTCCCCGCCCCCAGTCCAGAATCATACAGGCCCCCTGATGAACAAGCCCCCCAACCCTAGAAGCACCCGGGCAGGAGGGGCTTGCCCCTTCAATCACCTGGGCCTCTCCCTGGAGCTCCCCAGGGCCTCCTCAGCCTGCTCCTCAGGCATAACCTCCCCCCCGCCCATTGGGGTTCCTGCCAATGTCTGGGGAGTCGCCGCTCCTCAGCCACGGAATGCTAAATTGGCATTTCCTTTCTCCTCCATTGCCTCACCCACATGGATAGATGTTTATCCCCCCTCCATTCAGAGAAGCTCCAGCAccacctcccctcccccatctgGTTTCTCCCCATGCTCTCCAACCCATTCTCAGAACCTGCGGAGGACCAAGGGAAGCAGCCTGCCCTCCCTTAGCCTGGCTGACCGACCACCCAGTCCAGTCAGGAATGGGAGGGGGTCTTGGGGAGAGAGCGAAGGGTGCAGGTCTGTGGGTGCGGAGCAGGAGTCTGGGTTGATAAGCCCCCGAGGGGGATCCTGCTCCTACAGTGGCTCCCCATCCTGCATCAGCCCCGGGGCCTTGTCCCCTGTCAGACTGGCCCCTGGGAAGAGCATCCACGGCGAGCAACACTTCACCAGCATTGCCTGGCCCGACGTGCGAGAACTCCTGACCAAGTATGACAGTGGGGACAGCCCTGACCAGAGTGCTCCGACCTCCCCTGTCTGGCCTCAGGATGAATGGGGTGACCCAGACCTTGGGGAGGACAGTTGCCGGAGCCACCTGATCTGTGCCTATGTGCCTCGGGCCTCCCCAGCCCCAGACACGGGTGCGCCCATCCAGTACCCTCACAGGAGTGAGCCAAAGCCAGAGGACACCTCCTCAATGCAGGCAGCCAGAAGGACTCTAAAGACTAGCTATGCTACCACTGTGAACCTGCAGATTGCTGGCAGTGGACGTATCACTTCCTTCAGCAACACCCAGGTGAGCCTGAACCAGACCTTATCCCCCGTGGTAGACAGCCAGGGCAGACGGAGGGTCAGCATCAATGCCTGCAACTTTACCCTTCCCGTTCCCCAGAACTGCAAGAGGCTGTGA
- the LOC139382686 gene encoding pleckstrin homology domain-containing family G member 3-like, with protein MPEGAGRGSQRKPSNQAAKRPSSVSSLSSIVGRMTSSERASRGSCTSVNTVCSDSDRTASLSSSASSVSLQDGHSSSSSLLPYGAVPAYPSSPQRNGSDISLDLTPLSQLPAGVNPATAASLPKLSRLERVALEIVETEQAYVRDLKSIVEDYLGCIIDCGDLPLKPEEVSTLFCNIEDIYEFNSELLEDLERSPHAAAIAECFVERSEAFDIYTLYCMNYPNSVAVLRDCMKNKSLVGFFQERQTTLCHSLPLETYLLKPVQRILKYHLLLQELAKHFDKSDPGYEVVEDAIITMTAVAWYINDMKRKQDHAVRLQEVESLLTNWTGPDLSGFGELVLEGAFRVQRVKKERAFFLFDKMLLIAKKRLEHFIYSTHIFCCNLLLVETMKDPLCFKVSDQTIPKQQHIVQTKNQEEKRLWLHYLKRLIVENHLASLPQKARQVLGDNFCQSPQFDQDRLKKSSPRCDEYHRGRRQSEPPEFIYTPEKAKKSLPLLLEGNLSHRRGRRQSAPTKDLETAYHGENFLKGFLFILFPCSASVCQG; from the exons CTGCCAAGCGCCCCTCCTCCGTGTCCTCCCTGAGCAGCATTGTGGGTAGGATGACCTCGTCGGAGCGCGCCTCCCGCGGGAGCTGCACCTCGGTCAACACGGTGTGCTCGGACAGCGACCGCACAGCCAGCCTCAGCTCCTCTGCCTCCTCCGTCTCCCTGCAGGACGGacactcttcctcttcctccttgcTGCCCTACGGGGCCGTGCCTGCCTACCCTTCCTCGCCGCAGCGCAACGGCTCCGACATCAGCCTggacctcactcctctctcccaacTCCCAGCGGGGGTAAACCCTGCCACCGCCGCGTCCCTGCCCAAGCTGTCTCGCTTGGAGAGGGTGGCGCTGGAGATAGTGGAGACGGAGCAGGCATACGTGAGGGACCTGAAGAGCATCGTAGAG gactacCTGGGTTGCATCATTGACTGTGGGGACCTGCCACTCAAGCCGGAGGAAGTCAGCACTCTGTTCTGCAACATTGAGGACATCTATGAGTTCAACAG tgagcttcTGGAGGACCTGGAGAGGAGTCCTCATGCAGCAGCCATCGCTGAGTGCTTCGTTGAGAGG AGCGAAGCCTTCGACATATATACCCTGTACTGTATGAACTACCCCAa CTCGGTGGCTGTTCTGAGGGACTGCATGAAGAACAAGAGCCTGGTGGGCTTCTTCCAGGAGAGGCAGACCACCCTGTGCCACTCCCTGCCCCTGGAGACCTACCTGCTGAAGCCAGTGCAGAGGATCCTCAAGTACCACCTCCTGTTGCAG GAGCTGGCCAAACACTTTGATAAAAGTGACCCTGGCTACGAGGTAGTGGAGGATGCCATCATCACCATGACAGCCGTGGCCTGGTACATTAACGATATGAAGAGGAAGCAGGACCACGCCGTCAGGCTGCAG GAGGTTGAGAGCTTGTTGACCAACTGGACAGGTCCAGACCTGAGTGGCTTTGGGGAGCTGGTGTTGGAGGGTGCCTTCAGGGTTCAACGGGTCAAGAAGGAGAGGGCATTCTTCCTCTTCGACAAGATGCTGCTTATCGCTAAAAAGAGGCTGGAGCATTTCATCTACAGCACCCACATATTT TGCTGTAACCTTCTTCTCGTAGAAACCATGAAGGACCCCCTGTGTTTTAAGGTGTCTGATCAGACCATCCCCAAACAGCAGCACATTGTACAG ACCAAAAACCAGGAGGAGAAACGCCTTTGGCTGCACTACCTCAAGAGGCTGATAGTGGAGAACCATCTTGCCTCTCTACCCCAGAAG GCAAGGCAGGTACTCGGTGACAACTTCTGTCAAT CTCCTCAGTTTGATCAGGATCGTTTAAAAAAATCATCTCCAAGATGTGATGAATACCATCGAGGGAGACGCCAATCAG agcCCCCAGAGTTCATCTACACCCCAGAGAAGGCCAAGAAGAGCCTTCCCCTGCTGCTGGAGGGGAACCTGTCCCATCGCCGTGGCAGGAGGCAGTCTG CTCCAACTAAAGACTTGGAAACAGCATATCATGGTGAGAATTTTCTTAAAGGATTCTTGTTTATCTTGTTTCCTTGTAGTGCTTCAGTCTGTCAGGGCTGA